The Raphanus sativus cultivar WK10039 chromosome 2, ASM80110v3, whole genome shotgun sequence genome includes a region encoding these proteins:
- the LOC130508428 gene encoding thiol protease aleurain-like, with translation MSVKSTLTSVVLVILIAASSAGDIGSDESTPITDGLRKVEESFVKILGQSNHVLSFARFAHKYGKTYENAEEVKHRFSVFKDTLDFIRSTNKKGLSYKVGVNQFADLTIQELQKTGGLKEAAVPRSVDWNKRGILGPVKNQGGCEASWAFSAVGAVEAAYSRKHKRITDLSEQQLIDCSLPYGNLGCISGRPSRAFEYLKSGAKGISLETDYPNRGSLGLCKLNVKKSNVNITRYVSISSGDEEELKRVVGSIGPVSISFNVVDSLNAYMDGVYNSSECGSALKDVNHYALAVGYGMEGGVPYWLIRNSWGPGWGVEGHFKVERGKNMCGVATRASYPIVA, from the exons ATGTCTGTGAAATCAACCCTAACGTCGGTAGTTCTGGTGATTCTCATCGCAGCATCGTCGGCTGGGGATATCGGATCCGATGAGTCCACTCCGATCACCGACGGTCTCCGGAAGGTAGAGGAATCCTTTGTCAAAATCTTAGGCCAATCCAATCACGTTCTCTCCTTCGCTCGCTTCGCTCACAA GTATGGGAAAACGTATGAAAACGCTGAGGAGGTAAAGCATCGTTTCTCGGTGTTCAAGGACACTCTTGATTTTATCAGATCCACCAATAAGAAAGGCTTATCTTACAAAGTTGGTGTCAATC AATTTGCTGATTTGACCATCCAAGAGTTGCAAAAGACCGGTGGACTCAAAGAAGCAGCTGTTCCGAGAAGT GTGGACTGGAATAAAAGAGGTATTCTTGGCCCGGTCAAAAATCAGGGAGGTTGTGAAGCTTCCTGGGCATTCAG CGCAGTTGGAGCTGTTGAGGCAGCTTACAGTAGGAAACATAAACGCATAACTGATCTCTCTGAGCAGCAGCTGATTGATTGTTCTCTACCTTACGGTAACTTGGGCTGCATTTCTGGTCGTCCTTCCAGAGCCTTCGAATACCTCAAATCCGGAGCCAAAGGAATCAGTCTAGAAACAGATTATCCCAACAGAGGTTCCCTTGGGTTGTGCAAACTAAACGTGAAAAAGTCCAATGTAAATATCACAAGATATGTCAGTATCAGTTCG ggtgatgaagaagaactGAAGCGAGTTGTTGGATCCATAGGGCCAGTTAGCATATCGTTCAACGTTGTAGACTCATTAAATGCATACATGGACGGAGTCTACAATAGCAGTGAATGTGGAAGTGCTTTAAAG GACGTTAACCATTATGCTTTGGCGGTTGGTTATGGAATGGAAGGCGGTGTCCCATATTGGCTTATAAGGAACTCATGGGGACCGGGCTGGGGCGTAGAAGGCCACTTCAAGGTGGAGAGGGGAAAGAACATGTGTG GTGTCGCGACACGTGCATCGTACCCGATTGTGGCCTAA
- the LOC130508429 gene encoding adenylate kinase isoenzyme 6 homolog, with translation MAAANSGSRRQKPNILITGTPGTGKSTTASALAEATSFRHICVGDLVKEKNLHDGWDDQFDSYVINEDLVCDELEDIMEGGGNIVDYHGCDFFPERWFDRVVVLQTENSVLYDRLTRRGYSGTKLSNNIECEIFQVMLEEASDSYEEEIVVALQSNTLEDISSNVASLTEWIESWSP, from the exons ATGGCGGCAGCTAACAGCGGTTCACGGCGACAAAAGCCGAACATACTCATCACGGGAACCCCCGGTACCGGCAAATCGACGACGGCTTCTGCTCTTGCCGAAGCCACGAGCTTCCGGCACATCTGCGTCGGAGATCTCGTCAAAGAGAAGAACTTGCACGACGGCTGGGACGATCAGTTCGATTCCTACGTCATCAACGAAGACTTG GTGTGTGATGAGCTGGAAGATATAATGGAAGGGGGAGGGAACATTGTGGACTACCATGGCTGCGACTTCTTCCCTGAGCGTTGGTTTGATCGTGTTGTCGTGCTTCAGACCGAGAACTCCGTCTTGTACGACCGATTAACCAGGAGGGGTTATTCGGGAACCAAGCTCAGTAACAACATTGAATGCGAGATCTTCCAAGTCATGCTCGAAGAGGCGAGTGATAGTTACGAAGAGGAGATTGTTGTCGCGCTGCAGAGTAACACCCTCGAAGATATCTCTAGCAATGTGGCGAGTTTGACGGAATGGATTGAATCATGGAGTCCCTGA